The Dictyoglomus sp. NZ13-RE01 sequence ACCACATAAGCGAGAGGTCCCCAAGAGTATCCCCACGATAGTAATTTTTATTCGTTGGAAAAAGAAGTCTACCAAAATCTTTGAAAGCCCAGTATTGCATTACCTCTTCAATTTTTGTATTTGTATCAAAAACTTTGTAATGATGCTCTATCATTAAGGACGAGCGAACCTCCTGCTGTTTATTTTTAGTTTCATCTTGAGCACCCCAAAATGCTTTCAAACCATTATAGATATATTCCATTGCAGCTTGCATATCGTGCGAATATCCTTGTTTAACACGAAACGCAAAATTACCGTCAGCTCTATTATCTACATCGATAAAATAAGGGGATTTTCTCATAAGATCCGCTCTTGCTTTATCATAGCTGTATGCAAAATCATTAGTTCCAGTTATCACAAAGACGAAATAATCGTGAGGATTATACCGTTTAGCTGCAGAAAAGATATTTTCATCGTCAAGAGTCGTTCCACAACTCATTGGCAAGAAATAATAAAAGTAATCAAGTCCATATTGAAATGTTCTCCAAGTTGCTACAGCACCCATTGAAAACCCACCAAATCCACGGTGTTCACGGGAAGATGTAAGATCTTTTTTTGATGTACTTACAGCATAGGTACTGTATACTCCTTCAACAGCAGGGATTAAATCATTTAATAATTCATTATGATAATTTTTTGTAAGCTGCATGGCTAAAGAAAAGTTACTTGAATCCAGTCCATTTTCATTTGTGTTATTATAAGTTGGACATACTATAATTAATGGTTTTATTTCACCTGCAGCGATCGCATTATCAATGACATTTTTAAAAATAGAAGGATGTTCTGGGGTTCCGAGCATTGTTGTTTCATTACCCCAGCCACCATGCATTAAATAAAACACATTATATTTTTGATTTTTGTTATATCCATATGGAAGATATACAATTGCGCGTTTTTTGAGAGGTTTTGATTTTCTATAATAAGAAAAAGATTCATAAGTATAATAGTATAGTTCTGCCAGTGTTCCTGGCTGTTTTGATGTTTTAAAATACTCATCAGGAATTTTTTCTATCTGTTTTGGAATCATGACATTCTGCTTTGCTTTCTGTGAATTTATACTCTGGCTCTCTCTTATTACTGTATTTTCTTTTGTTGCTTCGCTAAGAGATTTGTCCGTGATGCTGCAGGCAGCAAGTAGCAACGACATGATCAGTACCACTTCTATAATTACCATTTTTCGCATTTGCTTACCTCTCTTTTGGAATATACAGTTGAAATGACTCTTTTAAAAAGGGCCCAAAAAGGCCCTTTCAACTATAACTGTTAATAAATTATCTTCTAAGTGAACAAATCCATTTGACAATTTCGGGATCTCTATGTGAAAAGAATGCACTTTCCTTTTTGTCCAGTTTCGCAATTTTCTCCATATCCTCTTGACTCAATTCAAAATCGAAAATACTAATGTTTTCAATCATCCTTTCTCTGTGCACAGTTTTCGGGATTGCGACTATCCCTCTTTGAATTAGCCAGCATAAAATTACCTGAGCAACTGTTTTATTATATTTTTTAGCTATAGATGTCAAAACCTCATTCTGAAAGATGTTGTTTCTACCCTCTGCAAAAGGAGCCCATGCTTCTGGCTGGACATTGTATTTCTTCATAAACTCGATGCTTTCTGTTTGCTGGTAGAATGGATGTATCTCAATCTGATTCACAGCGGGAACTACCTCATGATGAACTATTAAATCCATCAAACGATCTGGTTGGAAATTACTAACACCTATTGCTCTAATTAATCCTTCATGATAAAGCTCCTCCATAGCCCGCCAAGTACAATGTACATCACCAAACGGTTGATGAATCAAATAAAGGTCAATATAGTCAAGCTGAAGATTCCTGAGCGATTTTTCAAATGCTTTCTTGGTTGACTCGTAGCCCGCATCTTGTATCCAAAGTTTTGTAGTAATAAAAAGTTCCTCTCTCTTTACAATTCCTTCTTCAATTGCTCTTTTAATAGCCTTACCAACTGCTTCTTCATTCATATATGCGGCTGCAGTATCGATTAAACGATAACCTACCATTATTGCATCATAAACACACTGTTCACATTGCGCAAGATCAGTAATTTGAAAGACACCATAGCCCAGTATCGGCATTTCAACACCATTATTCAAAACTACTTTTTGCATGTTTAATCCCTCCTTTTGAATTAATTACATTGCCATCCTCAGTATCTCTACAATATCTTCCTTCCTCAAAGGTGGACGACCTGGAAGCTTTCCTTCTTCGTCACAAAGAATTTCCAAAGTCTTATCAGCCCAATAGTAAAGCATCTCATCAGTGACTTTTCCAATTCCTAATTCTGACAAGCGTGTAGGACAACCTATTGAACGTAAGAACTCTTCAAGCCTATCAATACCCTCCATAGCAAGGCTCAAATAGTCTTTACCCATCGCCGAAATACCAAATATGCGCTGAGCAAACTGTACAAAACGTTCTGGGCGAAATCTTGCAGCAAAGCGCATCCATGCTGGGTTCACGACTGCCAGCCCTGCTCCATGGGGAATATCGTACAGTGCGGAAAGTGTATGCTCTATCATGTGAACCGGTGCTACATAATTTGTACCAGCCTGAACCCAGCCGTTCAGGGCAACTATTGACGCCCACTGCACTTGAGTGCGCGCTTCTAAGTCGTTTCCATTATTAACTGCCTTTGGTCCCCATTCCAAGACAGTTTGAATTACTCCTTCGGCAAATCTTTCCTGAATAGGAGTCCCATCTATCCCGTTAAAATAACCCTCGGTCACATGGGTTATTATGTCGCAAACCCCAAAAGCTGTGTGATTCTTGGGCACTGTCATGGTAAGTTCAGGATCCACCACTGCCACACAAGGATAAAGAACTTCAGTTTTGACAAAGGTCTTCAGTTTTTCATCCTCATCATCAATTGTTATTACAGCACCGCAGTTCATCTCCGAGTCGGTTGCAGCTAAGGTAGGAACAGTGATAATGGGAAGAGCTCGCTCCGGAAGTCTGGGCGCTTTTCCTGACTGTACAAGCATATCCTTAGGATTCCCTTCGTAAAGGACTGAGGCTGCAATTACTTTTGAGGCATCCATGACGCTACCGCCACCCATACCTATGACCACATCACATGCCTCTTTTTTTGCCAGTTCTGCAGCACCACTACAGTTGACAGCCGTGGGTTTGGTTCAACACCAGAGAATTCCACCACAGAAACATCCGCTGCTTTAAGACTTGCTACTGCTCGATCAAATGCTCCACTTTTCTTTACACTTCCACCACCAATGACAAGCAGGGCTTTTTTCCCATATTTACTAACTACTTTACCTAACTGTTCTAATGAACCTGCACCAAAGATGAGCCGAGTTGGATTATAAAATTCAAATTTCATCATATATAACACCTCCACTATAGTGTTTTTGTGGTATTTGAATATCAATGCATATTTTGAAAAGGCTTAGTAATATGTCACCAATCTAATTCATTTGATTGGAGTTTTTCCAGCTGCTTATCCAAAAATCTGTCAAAATCCTCGTGTTTTTCGACTTGCCATACAGGAGATTTGGTTGCGAGAAAAAACTTTTCTCTATATTCGTCTTTTAACGCTTCCCCAACTATTTTTTCGCTGTTTCCCATATGGTATGGATATGCAGTATCAACGTAGTTCACACCATGTTCGATTGCAAACCTTATCATCTCTATTGCCTTTTCTTCATCTACTTGAGATGCATCCTCCCCAATGGTGGGAAGTCTCATAGCACCAAATCCCAAAATGGAAGTTTTACACCCGTTTTCCCAAAATCTCTGTATTGCATTATTTTCCCTTCCCTCATTATCAGTCTTAGTATTAAAATGATTGGCACTTTTCAGTTTCATTTAAAGAATTTTGTCAATATGCCATCTATTTTAATTCCTCTGGGTATCGTCCTTCTTGAATAGGAATTTTTATTGGGACAATCAACATATATCTAACTCCAATTGCAGAAACTTCAGGTCTGCTTTTTCCAAGTTTTCTCTTTTCCATAGTAAAAAACCTCCAATTTTTATTTTCTTGTTTTAAATTGTATTTGTTAGAGTTAACTCTAAGTCAATAGGTTTTTTGATTAAGATGGCAAATAGCTATAAATATATATACCAGTCGTAGTAATAGTAATAAGGTATAAGAGAAAGAACCTTTTTTACCTTTATGGTTTGTTTGCTAAGACTTTAACTATATTTTTTAAATATTGGTAACCATGTGCATACCAAATGTCTTTTTATTTAAAATGTTAACCCTTATAAAGATTATGCTTATGGATATATTCCTCTACCGATGAAGGAACAAGGTATTTAATAGATTCTCCCCTTTTTATCTTCTCTCTTATATCACTTGAAGATAATGGGAAATAAGGAAAATTAAACATAATAATATTTGTTTTATTTTTTTCTATAAACAATCTTAAATCATCTGAAAATTCATAAAAACCTCGGCTTCCCACAATTATTTTGGCTAAATCAAGAATTTTTTGAGGTTCCTTCCAAGAAAGAATATAAATAAACGCATCTAATCCCAATAATAAGTATATATCTTCCTGAAGAATTTTCTTTATTTCTTCCAATGTATCTACCATATAAGATATTCCTTCTCTTTTTATTTCTATATCCCATACTTCAAAATGAGGATTATCATTAATAGCCAGTAAAACCATTTCATATCTTTCTTTTTCTCCGGCGGATGGTATATTTCTATGAGGAGGAATTTTATTTGGAATAAAAATAACCTTTTTTAGGCAAAAAGCAACCCTTACAGACTCTGCAAACCATAAATGACCATTATGTATAGGGTCGAAGGTACCGCCAAAGATGCCTATTTTATCCCTCATCCTCTAAAACCAAATGGGAATAAGGTTTAGAATGATAAGTAAATATATAATCCCCAATTTTAATCTTTTCTCCATCTTTAACCTTATATTGTCTTAATAAAGATATAATTCCTCTTCTCCTAATATAGTTTATGAAGTATCCTTGAGCTTGAAAATCATATAGATCTAATCTATTTGCCAAGCTAACCGCTTTTGGATTATTTAATACCCAATAATTTTCTTCTTTTTCCAAAAATACTGAGGGTTTCTTTTCCTCTTTCTCAAATACAACATCCTGAGGTGTTTCTTCTAAATAAACCTTATTTAATATCTCCCACGTCATTGTAACTAATTCTTCTAAATTCCATCCCTCTTTTGCAGATATGAAAATATATGGAATATTTAGCGACTTTAACCATTCAGTAAGAGTTTCAATATACTCTTTATCATCTTTAAAAAGATCTAATTTGTTTATTGCTATAAGCCTTTTTTTATTTAACAATTTTGGATTATACAACATAAGTTCATTTTCAAGGATCTCATAAGCTTTCTGAGGTGGATTTTCTCGATCACTTCCATCAAGAACAAAAACTAAAACAAATGTTCTTTCAATATGTCTTAAAAATTCGTGCCCCATTCCCCTACCTAAATGGGCTCCTTCAATCAATCCTGGAATGTCTGCCACAGTAAAACTGAAATCTTCTCTCTGTACAACACCTAAGTTAGGACTTTTAGTAGTAAAAGGGTAAGGAGCAATTTCAGGATGAGCAGAAGTAATTTTAGATAAAAGAGTAGATTTTCCAGCATTAGGTAAACCTACAAGACCCACATCCGCTATAATTTTCAGTTCCAGGTATAGCCAACGTTCTTCACCTTTTTCACCTTTTTCTGCAAAATATGGAGCTCTCCTTGTAGAAGTTGCAAAGGCGGAATTACCTCTTCCGCCTTTTCCTCCTCTTGCAACCAAAAGTCTTTGTCCAGGATATGTTAAATCACCTATAAGTTCTTGAGTTTCAGCATCAAAAACTAAAGTGCCAACTGGCACTTTAATAATTAAATCCTCACCATTTTTTCCATGCTGTTTTTTACCCTTTCCATGAGCTCCTTTTTCTGCTATAAAATGTTTTTTATATATAAAATCCAAAAGATTATCTAAATTTTCGTCTGCCTCTAATATTACATCTCCGCCTTTACCACCATCTCCACCATCGGGACCACCTTTAGGCACGTATTTCTCCCTTCTAAAAGAAACACACCCATTCCCCCCATCTCCCCCTTTCACATAAATCTTTGCCTTATCCACAAACATTTATTGTACAGGTTGGGTAGAATCTTCAGTCAAGTTTTCAAGTGGTATTACATTTACAAACTTTCTGCCTCTCTTAACAGAAAACTTTACTATCCCAGGGACTAAAGCAAAAAGAGTGTGATCTTTACCCATGCCTACATTAAGCCCTGGGTAAAATTTTGTTCCTCTTTGTCTTACAATGATATTTCCAGGATATACTATCTCATCCTGAAATTTCTTCACACCTAACCATTTTGGGTTACTATCCCTACCATTTCTGCTTGCTCCACCTGATTTCTTATGAGCCATACTACCAACCTCCTATACAATAATTTCCTTAATAGCTACTCTTGTAAAGGGCTGTCTATGTCCATACTTTCTTCTATAATGCTTTTTCCTTTTGAACTTAAAGACAATTATCTTTGGATATTTATCCTGTCTTAAAACTTGTGCTACTACCCTTGCTCCTTCTATATAAGGCTTACCTATAAGGAGCTCACCATCTCTATCTAACAAAAGAACCTTATCAAAAGTAACCTCATCACCCTCTTTTGCATTTAACTTTTCAACCTCAATTATACTCCCAACAGAAACCTTATATTGTTTACCACCTGTTTCTATAACTGCAAACATTTTTCCCTCCTTAATTAAATATATTATTTTACTTTTGACATTCCAATTTATCATTTATAAATTAATCTTGTCAAGAGTAAAATAACTTGATAGGGCAAATTTAGTAGTAATGAGGTAAGAGAAAAAGAAATAGAAAAAGATAAATAGAAGGAGAAAAAAAACACCCTATGAAAAGTTGAGATCAACGATGTTTTTGGTTCATCCTCTTTACCACCTTCATTCCTTATATACTTGACAAAAGTAAGAAGGTATAGTATAAAAATTACGTGCTTGGTTGAGCCGCTAGCTCAGTCGGTAGAGCACCTGACTTTTAATCAGGGGGTCACAGGTTCGATTCCTGTGCGGCTCACCAGTGAGAGGTGCCCTCATCGTCTAGCCCGGCCTAGGACACCGCTCTTTCAAGGCGGTGACGGGGGTTCGAATCCCCCTGAGGGCGCCAAAGGGGCGGATAGCTCAGAGGTGAGAGCGCCTGCCTTACAAGCAGGAGGTCGTAGGTTCAAATCCTGCTCCGCCCACCATCTCTTTTAAATGTATATTTCATCTATATTTCCTCTTTTTTAATCATATTATTAACTCTTTATCTCTTTCACTATTTTTGAAGGAGGCAGGCGTACTATGAAAAACAAAACTGTCTCCTGGAAAAGTTTACTTGATAATTTTTTCTTTTACTCACAAATTAATGGAAAGAGACCTAAAACCCTTCTATGGTATAAAGACACACTAATACCCTTCACAAATGCCGTTCCCCTTGAAGAATTAAATATGTACTCCATTAGCAAATATATTGCATCACTTAGAGAAAGAGGACTAAAGCCTGCCTCTATTGATACTCATATAAGAGCCATAAAAGTATTTTTAAAATTTTTGTATGATGAGGGATATTTAGAAGAAGACATATCAGCAAAAATAAAAAGGTATAAAATTCCAAAGAGTTATCCAAACATTTTAAACGATGAACAAATCTTCAATCTGCTTAAGGCATGCGATAAAAAATCATGGATTGGATTTAGAAATTACGTGATAATTCTCACCTTCTTGGATACTGGAATAAGGCTTTCTGAACTTATTAACCTAACTGTGAACGATGTAAACATAGCAAAAAGAAGCATACTAATAAGAGATGGAAAGGGAGGAAAAGACAGAGAAGTATACATGGGAAAAACCCTTGTAAGGGAGATGGCTAAATGGTTGAAAATGAGAGGATTTTATCCCTATGAGGAGCGAGTTTTTATTACAAAGGATGGATATCCTCTAAAGCCAAGATACATCCAAAAGTTTATTCAAAAATTAGGAAAAGAGGCAGGAATAAAAGGAGTAAGATGCTCTCCTCACACACTCAGGCATACCTTTGCAACAAATTTCATCCGAAACGGTGGAGATGTTTTTTCTCTTCAGAAGATTTTAGGGCACTCAGATATATCAACTTGTATGATATATGTTCACATGGGAGGAAAACAATTGCAGGAGGCAATGATGAAGTTTAGTCCAGTGGATAGATTGGAAAGATATTAGTTTGACTAATCCCTTTCTTTTGGGATATATTATTGATAAGTAGTTCATCATGGAGGCGTAATTATGTGGTTTGGGAAGCTTGACATAACAACACTTGAAAATTGGTTGTGGGAAGCAGCTTGTAGTATTAGAGGTCCTATTGATGCTCCAAAGTATAAAGATTATATTATCCCTCTTATTTTTTATAAACGTTTATGTGATGTTTATGAGGATGAGATTAGAAAGTTAAGTAAAGAGTTTGGAAATGTGGAAACTGTTAAAGATTTAGTTAGTCATGATCGTGGACTTGTTAAATTTTACATCCCTGAAGATTGTTTATGGGAGAATGTAAGAAAGATTACTGTAAATCTTGGTGAAAAATTGACTGAGGCACTAAGGAAGATAGCAAAAGAAAACCCAAAGCTTCAAGGTGTAATTGATATAGTTGATTTTAATGCAACTCAAGCAGGTCAAAGAATTATTGATGATGACAGACTTCAAAATCTCATGCAAATATTAAGTAAATATAGGTTAGGCTTGGAGGATGTAGAGCCAGACATTTTAGGTAGAGTTTATGAATATCTTTTGAGAAAGTTTGCAGAAGGTTCAGGACAAAGTGCAGGAGAGTTTTACACTCCAAGAGAAGTTGGTCTTTTGATGGCTTACTTAATTGATCCTAAAGAAGGCGAAGAGGTTTATGACCCTGCTTGTGGTTCTGGTGGGCTTTTGATAAAAGCGCAACTTGTTCTTAAAGAAAAAAATAATGAAATTAAAAGACCTTTAAAACTATATGGACAGGAGATAAACCCATTAACCTATGCTATGGCGAAGATGAATGCTTTTGTCCACGATATGGAGGCAACTATTGAAATAGGAGACACAATTAGAAACCCTAAGTTTATAGAAGGTGGAAAGGTAAAGAGGTTCGATAAAGTTATTGCAAATCCAATGTGGAATCAAAAATTCCCCCAAGACATCTTTGAAAATGATCCCTATAATAGATTTTCCTTTGGAATTCCTCCCTCAAATCAGAGTGCGGATTGGGGATGGATACAGCATATGTATGCATCTCTGAAAGATAATGGGAAGTTAGTTGTTGTTATAGATACTGGCGTTGTAACAAGAGGCTCAGGAAGTTCAGGAACAGATAGAGAAAAGGAAATAAGAAAGAAATTTGTTGAGCAAGACCTTATTGAGGCGGTAATCCTCTTAGTTGATAACTTATTCTATAACACTACTGCACCAGGAAATATAATTGTAATTAATAAGGCAAAGAAGCATAAGGGAGAGATTTTACTTATTAATGCATCAAAGGAATATGCAAAAGGAAGACCAAAGAATTATCTTACAGAAGAGAATATAAATAAAATTGTGGATGCATATTTCGGATGGAAGGAGATAGAAGGCTTTTCAAAGATTATAACTATAGAGGAGGCACGAAAGAACGATTATAATTTAAGCCCTTCCCGCTATATATCAATTGATGAGGAGGAAGAAATTCCACCTGTTGAGGATATCCTTATTGAGCTTGCAGAAATTGAAGAGGAACGAGAGAAAATTGATAAAGAACTTAAGGAGATTTTAGGAAGGATTGGGTTTGAGGTATGAAGGTAAAAGAAAACGGATTTAAAGAGACAGAAATCGGATTAATCCCAGAGGATTGGGAAGTTGTGAGGCTTAAAGATGTAGCAGTTTATATGAAAGCAGGTGGTACTCCAA is a genomic window containing:
- a CDS encoding 2,5-diketo-D-gluconic acid reductase; protein product: MQKVVLNNGVEMPILGYGVFQITDLAQCEQCVYDAIMVGYRLIDTAAAYMNEEAVGKAIKRAIEEGIVKREELFITTKLWIQDAGYESTKKAFEKSLRNLQLDYIDLYLIHQPFGDVHCTWRAMEELYHEGLIRAIGVSNFQPDRLMDLIVHHEVVPAVNQIEIHPFYQQTESIEFMKKYNVQPEAWAPFAEGRNNIFQNEVLTSIAKKYNKTVAQVILCWLIQRGIVAIPKTVHRERMIENISIFDFELSQEDMEKIAKLDKKESAFFSHRDPEIVKWICSLRR
- the rplU gene encoding 50S ribosomal protein L21, translated to MFAVIETGGKQYKVSVGSIIEVEKLNAKEGDEVTFDKVLLLDRDGELLIGKPYIEGARVVAQVLRQDKYPKIIVFKFKRKKHYRRKYGHRQPFTRVAIKEIIV
- a CDS encoding 50S ribosomal protein L27, with the translated sequence MAHKKSGGASRNGRDSNPKWLGVKKFQDEIVYPGNIIVRQRGTKFYPGLNVGMGKDHTLFALVPGIVKFSVKRGRKFVNVIPLENLTEDSTQPVQ
- a CDS encoding DNA methyltransferase, yielding MWFGKLDITTLENWLWEAACSIRGPIDAPKYKDYIIPLIFYKRLCDVYEDEIRKLSKEFGNVETVKDLVSHDRGLVKFYIPEDCLWENVRKITVNLGEKLTEALRKIAKENPKLQGVIDIVDFNATQAGQRIIDDDRLQNLMQILSKYRLGLEDVEPDILGRVYEYLLRKFAEGSGQSAGEFYTPREVGLLMAYLIDPKEGEEVYDPACGSGGLLIKAQLVLKEKNNEIKRPLKLYGQEINPLTYAMAKMNAFVHDMEATIEIGDTIRNPKFIEGGKVKRFDKVIANPMWNQKFPQDIFENDPYNRFSFGIPPSNQSADWGWIQHMYASLKDNGKLVVVIDTGVVTRGSGSSGTDREKEIRKKFVEQDLIEAVILLVDNLFYNTTAPGNIIVINKAKKHKGEILLINASKEYAKGRPKNYLTEENINKIVDAYFGWKEIEGFSKIITIEEARKNDYNLSPSRYISIDEEEEIPPVEDILIELAEIEEEREKIDKELKEILGRIGFEV
- a CDS encoding GTPase ObgE; protein product: MFVDKAKIYVKGGDGGNGCVSFRREKYVPKGGPDGGDGGKGGDVILEADENLDNLLDFIYKKHFIAEKGAHGKGKKQHGKNGEDLIIKVPVGTLVFDAETQELIGDLTYPGQRLLVARGGKGGRGNSAFATSTRRAPYFAEKGEKGEERWLYLELKIIADVGLVGLPNAGKSTLLSKITSAHPEIAPYPFTTKSPNLGVVQREDFSFTVADIPGLIEGAHLGRGMGHEFLRHIERTFVLVFVLDGSDRENPPQKAYEILENELMLYNPKLLNKKRLIAINKLDLFKDDKEYIETLTEWLKSLNIPYIFISAKEGWNLEELVTMTWEILNKVYLEETPQDVVFEKEEKKPSVFLEKEENYWVLNNPKAVSLANRLDLYDFQAQGYFINYIRRRGIISLLRQYKVKDGEKIKIGDYIFTYHSKPYSHLVLEDEG
- a CDS encoding nicotinic acid mononucleotide adenylyltransferase is translated as MRDKIGIFGGTFDPIHNGHLWFAESVRVAFCLKKVIFIPNKIPPHRNIPSAGEKERYEMVLLAINDNPHFEVWDIEIKREGISYMVDTLEEIKKILQEDIYLLLGLDAFIYILSWKEPQKILDLAKIIVGSRGFYEFSDDLRLFIEKNKTNIIMFNFPYFPLSSSDIREKIKRGESIKYLVPSSVEEYIHKHNLYKG
- a CDS encoding esterase; amino-acid sequence: MRKMVIIEVVLIMSLLLAACSITDKSLSEATKENTVIRESQSINSQKAKQNVMIPKQIEKIPDEYFKTSKQPGTLAELYYYTYESFSYYRKSKPLKKRAIVYLPYGYNKNQKYNVFYLMHGGWGNETTMLGTPEHPSIFKNVIDNAIAAGEIKPLIIVCPTYNNTNENGLDSSNFSLAMQLTKNYHNELLNDLIPAVEGVYSTYAVSTSKKDLTSSREHRGFGGFSMGAVATWRTFQYGLDYFYYFLPMSCGTTLDDENIFSAAKRYNPHDYFVFVITGTNDFAYSYDKARADLMRKSPYFIDVDNRADGNFAFRVKQGYSHDMQAAMEYIYNGLKAFWGAQDETKNKQQEVRSSLMIEHHYKVFDTNTKIEEVMQYWAFKDFGRLLFPTNKNYYRGDTLGDLSLMWYTNINPKKTVEIINYLKEQAESGETIFYDIYTSEEKIKDPSKKDTGLFFFHGKKGAKTAIIVAGGGFAYVGAMQDSFPHALELSKKGYNAFALIYRPGPQSACEDLARAIAFLHENADKLGIDMRDYSLWGGSAGARVVTWVGSYGTESFGEKRYPRPAVVIMQYTGLSEVTGKEPPTFACVGTNDWIASYKTMEDRINKLKKMGIDAEIKIFPGLPHGFGLGEGTVAEGWINDAIKFWERHIKK